The sequence below is a genomic window from Lolium perenne isolate Kyuss_39 chromosome 4, Kyuss_2.0, whole genome shotgun sequence.
ATTGGTATCGATTCCTAACATCCATCCTTTTCCCTAACAGAAAGAAGAATTTCAGCATACAGCATATACAACCAATGCATATGTTGCTTTAGGACCACTGTGGAAGCAAGCATTGCAAGGTAATTGATCCGTTTTCTTGCAGATCTTCCATTTACTTCACCATCGATGCATGAAAGTCCGTGAGTGCATGTGCACCACTAGGGTTGCAAGGGGGATCCCGTGAAAGTCCCGCTTCTAGTTCATTTTATCATTTCTAgtttaaaaattgcccaaaattTTAAGCTAGAAGTGGGACTTTCGCGGgatgccgcttgcaaccctatgcACCACTGTGTCCGCTGTTGGCTTGTTGCTAAATTAATTAGAAAATCCCTTGTGCCTACTGCTATATTCGTCCCCTGAGGCTTGAGCTCACACTCTTCAGTGTAGTAGGTTCATATGCTTGTGGGACGTGGTCATGAATGTATGTTTTTACTACACAGGGAACAGACAAGTGAAGCTAACTACTGCTATTCAGTCTCAAGATAGTGATGGTAGAGTTAAAAGTACAAAGCGCAATCAGATGAGCAGTTTGGAAGCTAAGCTTGATGACCTACGTAGAACTATCTCTTCTGCTAATGGGGGCATCTTCCCCCATGCAGTTCTTTCCACGCAGCAAATTTCCCTGCTAAACATCCATAAACCAACCACTATTGCAGAGGTGAGTTTTGGTTCAACTTGTTTTTCCTTGTTATTGCAAGTGTATCTCCAACACAGGACATTCTGGTTCTTTCTTGTGCAGCTGGAAAAGCTTATAGGCAAGGTAAAGACCGACAAGTACGGCAACGACATCATTGAGGTGATGCGGTCAGAAGCTGAGGGTGGAAAGGACGGTGGTGCAGGTGGAGCTAAGAGGCAAAGGAAGGATAAGGATGTTGTTTCCATTGAGAGTAGCGAGGAGGAAGCCTAGCATTACCATGGATAAGTCTAAGTATGCATGCTTGCAACTGAGTTCTCAATGGATTAAGCAATGTTCCTACAGTATCTGTTGGATCTTCTTGATATTCTAGCTCTAGATTTTTCTCTTGTAGCTGAAACAAGCTTTCCCAATGGAATGCCCACACCTGAGTGTTTCATTTCTTATTTTCCATAATATACTTATTCTTTAGCAGAGTATACTTCATGTTTCAGGTTGTAGAATGCTTACACCAGTCAATGAAGGCAAGCAGTATTAGCATATTGAGGATGAGTGACTAACAACACAGGACGTTAGATTCTACTGAGCTGCTTAAACTCTGTAACAATAGGCCCTGACCACCAAATGGAATGAAGCTGAGGAGAATTTTGTTTTGGAGTTGTTCTCCAAAAAAGTTGTCTTACCGTGATTCAATGGATGTAATTTGCATAGGTTTTAGTTAAGCAGCAAATATTCATTGGGACTTGACTAGTTGCCGTTGCCGATTTTTGTTTGGTATTTCGGTTTTTGTGCCTCCAGAATGTTGATCAGTTGAATGTTCAGTGTGTAAGGGCTGAACCCAGCATCTAGAGTGGACACACCTTTGCTTCCACATTTCGGTCAGGAAACTGTTTCCCAAACCATTTCAAGATTCACTGTAGCGTGGTCTGGGTAAAACATGTGCAAGTTGGTCTTTTTTATTTTAAAAACTCCATATATTAAGCATATATTAAGcatgcaagccgcctcattaaaaaccttccagtccccttcggtaccctAGAACCTAATGTGCAAGTCGGTCTTAGATTCGATGATACTAGAACCTAATGCCCGGATTAGACAAATTTCCCTTGAAACATAATCTACTAATTTGAGTTCAGTTTCCAGTTCACACAGAAGTGTACTCATGTATTCATAAATCCACACAAATCAAAGCTCAAAATTTCTAATTCACGAGGGTGTActgcagaactgtcaagaacGAATGTATGGAtgtgggcacgggtgcttgttgTCAGCCTGAAACATGAGTTCGTCATATTTTTCCGTACAAAACGACCCAATTATTTTCAATATACGTACTAAACTGAATTTTGCTGTCAAGTCAAGCCGACAAGCCTCAGTTTCCCAACCTCCAACATATCGACACAAGTGACAACCAATCTTCAGTTTACCAGAAGCAATGGCAATACAAAACGAGAGCATAGGACTTAAAGAGCAAAATCCCTCAACTAAACTCGACTGAACTGGCCACTAACTGATGCAAAGCTAGATAATACATGATGCAACCTCGACAAAGAAAATGACACATGATGCAAGGAAGATCCGATTGGATTCGAGTTATTACGACGACAACGATCCATGGCAGCAGGATCAACTTGACAAAAAAAGAAgaaacaagcaacggaaagctaCTGGGAGCGGGCGGCGAAGCGCTCGACGTTGGGGTCGGACAGGTTGATGCCCACCATAGCCTCCCCAAGCCCAGCGCTGATATCAGCCAGGATCTCCGGGTCGCTGTAGTGCGTCACGGCCTGGACGATGGCACGGGCGCGGCGCGCCGGGTCGCCGCTCTTGAAGATGCCGGAACCGACGAAGACGCCATCGCAGCCGAGCTGCATCATGAGGGCAGCGTCGGCGGGGGTAGCGACACCGCCCGCGGCGAACTGCACGACGGGGAGGCGGCCGAGCTGCTTGGTCTGCATCACCAGGTCGTAGGGTGCGGCGATCTGCTTGGCGTAGCTGAAGACCTCGTCGTCGTCCATGTTGCGCAGTGCGCGGACGGCGCCCATGACGGAGCGTACGTGGCGTACGGCCTCCACGACGTTCCCCGTGCCCGCCTCCCCCTTGGTGCGGATCATGGCGGCGCCCTCGCGGATGCGGCGGAGCGCCTCGCCGAGGTCGCGGCAGCCGCAGACGAAGGGGACGCGGAAGTTGTGCTTGTTGATGTGGTGCGCGTCGTCGGCGAGGGTGAGCACCTCGCTCTCGTCCACGTAGTCCACGCCGACGGCCTCCAGGATCTGGGCCTCCACGAAGTGCCCGATGCGCGCCTTGGCCATGACCGGGATGGTCACCGCGCGCTTGATGTCGCGGATGAGGGCCGGGTCCGACAtgcgggccacgccgccctgcgcGCGGATGTCCGCCGGGACGCGCTCCAGCGCCATCACGGCGCACGCGCCGGCCTCCTCGGCCAGCCGCGCCTGGTCCGCGGTAACCACGTCCATGATGACGCCGCCGCGGAGCATCTGGGCCAGGCCCACCTTGACGGagaaggtggcggcggcgggcttCGAGGACGGCTCCACCACCGCGTTGTTGTTGTTGCCGTACAGAGCCACCACGCCGTCGGAAGCCATTGATTGATTCTTCTACCTCCGATCCGCCGCCGCAATGATTTTTTTTCTTCTAGGACCTTGGTTCCAAttgggggtttggggtttggatgAGCTAGATGTGGATGTGCTCTGCACGAGTGGAGTGGGAGTGGAGAAGTGGAAACTCGACTTGACTTGCGATTCGACACGTACACAGACGGGAGAGCTGGGCTAATGGGCCGCTCCTTTCTGCCTCTGGTCCAACAAATCCAATTATAATTCAATAAACAAAGTGTTCATCTCTAAAAAAGAATTAAGCATTTTTTTTGAGAATTGATAATTAAACCACATTAATACGAAGAGTTCGCCGGAGGTAACTCAACGGAAAATACAACTAGAAAAACTACTTTCACTAGACTCTACTAAAAAAAAGTGTCGCCTCATTCAAAACTCGCTTTACATGGCTGAACGATGCCAATGAGTAGACAAACTACCAACGGCTTGATGTCAGCAACAAGAACACCGACATAATACTTGTCCATCACTGAAGAAAGGAGGCGGTGCACAAGCGATAAGCAGACCAAGACAAAAATCACCATGTCAAAACCTTCATCGCTCGGCGGAGGGCGTCTACATCGGCCGGTTGGACTGTCCTCGGTTTCACCATGCAAAAGTGGGCCTCTCGTTAATCGTGTTTTCGCCATTGATGCCACCGGCGCCGCAACCACACATCCATCAGATTCTCCAAGTATGGAAACACTCACCAGCTACCACCGACACCacacgacgcctccaaggagcgAATGACGCCCATGGCGCCGCCATCCAATCCAATGGATTTTGAGCTTTCACCCAAGATGATGTGACCTCAGCAGCGCCTCCTAGAATGCAAACATCGCCCAAAGTGTCGCCGTCGAATTGGTCAGCAGCCAAAGATTTCTCATGAACCCGGTTCTCCCCACCGGCTCCCCATTTAGCGTCGATATCGGCATCTGGGACGCCGACAACCAAGACCTGCAGGGAGGAGAGAGAGCTAAAAGGCAAGGAAAAGATCTGAAGTTCGGGAGCCGACAAGTGGACAAAGCCGCCCACGCACGACCCGCATCCTTGTCGTCGCCCTACCTCCCGCATGTCCAGAGCACCAGTCAGCAATATCCACGCACACCACTGGCCGCACGGTCGACGTCGCATCTCTGTATGAGGTCGCTGCCTCGTCGCCCAAAACCCTCCACGCAGGACACGGAGTAGCAGATCCTCACCGCCACCTTCGCCGGTAGGCCGCGCAGGCTATGCCGGAGCCCTTTTCCGACAATGGCGAGATGAGGGGAGCAGGGATAGGGTGGCGGCCTGAGGGGACCTTAGTTGCCCCTGGGTCAAGCCCTCGGGAGGACATTTCATCTAAATTATCGTTCAAGTTATAAAAAAAAAAGTACCATAGCTGCTGAACCGTCTTGTCTAGAAATTGACCACATAATAAATAGGCAAAAGTAGGGAAAACATGAACAGTGATAAAAAAAGTACTTAGACAAAAAAAAAAGACGCAACCTACATCACTCTCTAAAAACGGTATTTAAGCCGGCTTCGGTGACGCGGACGTATGCAGAATGACATGGTAAAAAACATTCTGTCTTATGCGGCTGTCAATCCAGGCCCTCTTTGACACTTCAGACTATCTTCAACCTCGGCTATTATCTCCGACTATCTCACCTTTGCAGCGTCCACCCTCGTCGATCTTGGATGCTACCGCATGGGGGGATGCTGACGAGATCCGACGGTACCAGACGGCAATGAGGGCAGCCCCGATCCCGATGTCGGGGAGCATGGGGGGCTCTTTAAGGTGACGGGCCACGCTCGGTCGACATGCTTTTCACGCTCCCAAAGCGTAAAGACGAGACAGCGGTACCACTTGCCTAGACAGGGCAATTTATCCAAAAATAATCTTTTGCAGGAAAAAACGCACAAAATGATCCTCGGACCAAACGATTTTACgtctctaacccttttgtgtcgcGCCTTTGCAAAGGCGCCACACCTGTCTATGTGGTGCCCGTGGGAGCGGCGCCATGGTCGGCAGGCAGGCTCGAGCCGCCACGTATGACAGAATGTGCAGGGCCAGCTCTGACCCAGGGTAAGAAGTGCGACGGCCCGGGGCCCAACCAAAACGGGGATCCATTATTTTTGTCACAGTGCATGTAGGAAAAGGTAGAAGAAAAAAAAATAAACCCATCTAGCATGCACGCAGCTTAAATTGAGCCCATTTATAAAATTTGCCCTAGGGCCCTCCAAATCCTAGAGCCGGCCCTGAGAATGTGTGGCGTACTTGCGAAGGGAGCCACACAAAAGGATGTGACGCCCTGGCGCCACACAGAAGGGTGTGGCGCCCTTACGAAGGGAGCCACACAAAAGGATTAGAAGCGTGAAATAATTTGGCTGGAGGGTCATTTTTTATGCAATTCTTACcgaaaagggttatttttgtgtaaatcaccGGTTGACAGCTTGTGTTGCCTCGACGAGCCGCATCACGCGTGGCGTCAGCCAAGCTCAGTCGATTTTTACAAAACTGACATATTTCTGAGAACTCAGCATAAAATAACATGTTTTAAAAATAATTTTAAAGAATAGCCCTTTTGCATGACGCTGCACCGGACCAAGCCGAACTCCATAGCATGACGCCAACAGTAGTGGTGCCATGCCACCTAGACTAGGGGTGGGCATTCGGTCATGACCGAAAATTCGGTTTTTGTATTTCGGTCTATTTCAAATTCGGTCAGAAAAAAATGAAGGCCGAAATATACTTGTTACTTTTACTACCCGACAAATTCGGGTACCCAATAATTCGGGTTCGG
It includes:
- the LOC127294670 gene encoding probable pyridoxal 5'-phosphate synthase subunit PDX1.1, whose amino-acid sequence is MASDGVVALYGNNNNAVVEPSSKPAAATFSVKVGLAQMLRGGVIMDVVTADQARLAEEAGACAVMALERVPADIRAQGGVARMSDPALIRDIKRAVTIPVMAKARIGHFVEAQILEAVGVDYVDESEVLTLADDAHHINKHNFRVPFVCGCRDLGEALRRIREGAAMIRTKGEAGTGNVVEAVRHVRSVMGAVRALRNMDDDEVFSYAKQIAAPYDLVMQTKQLGRLPVVQFAAGGVATPADAALMMQLGCDGVFVGSGIFKSGDPARRARAIVQAVTHYSDPEILADISAGLGEAMVGINLSDPNVERFAARSQ